In a genomic window of Candidatus Hydrogenedentota bacterium:
- a CDS encoding helix-turn-helix transcriptional regulator: protein MTKEKLDTEVRPEQILEAALVVVSRKGMKGLNLGAVARRVGLLPSALYRHFERKDVIIDALLGLIECRRWRGAACQRYRSSPDR, encoded by the coding sequence ATGACCAAAGAAAAGCTCGATACCGAGGTCCGCCCGGAGCAGATCCTGGAGGCGGCGTTAGTTGTGGTTTCCAGAAAAGGTATGAAGGGGCTGAATTTGGGCGCCGTCGCCCGACGTGTCGGCCTTCTCCCTTCCGCGCTCTACCGGCATTTCGAGCGTAAGGACGTAATCATCGATGCTCTGCTGGGGCTCATCGAGTGCCGCCGTTGGCGAGGAGCAGCTTGCCAAAGGTATAGATCATCCCCTGATCGTTAG
- a CDS encoding GreA/GreB family elongation factor — protein MMSGQEINAGGKKRRQPVDSAILDAAEQVFGWKGYQQTTMEALAREARISVGTLYNLFKSKEDIYGRVVQRVGEFVVRRIEPLARASDPEAAALDVIRLRLCNYVNDRLFFQPFCFPAYLGLQPEPARLGPEVNRLYQQYVDLVEQIFGRCLEKAGQTGTPGMKMAVCLEGMITAFMGYWSEPLQSDNLAKVARHMKTVLLRGIAPAVDQPESDTVAESRAIYISRYDLERLSELIKVVRAFGKEENQKYADILDDELKHARVTSPREVPPDVVTMNSKVRVANPTTGTDRVYTLVFPRNADSAPENISILSPLGTAVFGRRLGDVFTVDAGEDAQMYEITQMLYQPEASGDYHL, from the coding sequence ATGATGTCCGGTCAAGAGATCAATGCGGGAGGCAAGAAGCGGCGACAGCCCGTGGACAGTGCGATTCTTGATGCTGCCGAACAGGTGTTCGGATGGAAGGGATATCAGCAGACGACCATGGAAGCTTTGGCTCGCGAGGCGAGAATCTCGGTAGGAACGCTGTACAACCTCTTCAAGAGCAAGGAAGACATTTACGGGCGAGTCGTTCAACGAGTTGGCGAGTTTGTTGTCCGCCGTATCGAGCCTTTAGCTCGTGCCAGTGATCCTGAGGCGGCGGCTCTCGACGTTATTCGGCTTCGTTTGTGCAACTACGTGAATGACCGTCTGTTCTTTCAGCCCTTCTGCTTTCCAGCCTACTTGGGTCTGCAGCCGGAGCCCGCGCGTCTTGGACCCGAGGTCAACCGGCTCTATCAGCAGTATGTGGATCTTGTCGAACAGATCTTCGGACGATGTCTCGAGAAAGCTGGGCAGACGGGGACTCCTGGAATGAAGATGGCGGTTTGCCTCGAAGGCATGATAACTGCCTTTATGGGCTATTGGTCAGAACCGTTACAGTCGGACAATCTCGCCAAGGTCGCGCGGCACATGAAGACCGTGCTGCTTCGCGGTATAGCGCCTGCGGTCGACCAACCGGAGAGCGATACGGTAGCGGAGTCTCGTGCGATTTACATCAGCCGCTACGACCTGGAACGCCTGAGTGAACTTATCAAGGTAGTGCGTGCCTTCGGCAAAGAGGAGAATCAGAAATACGCCGACATCTTGGACGATGAGCTGAAACATGCCCGCGTCACGAGTCCGCGAGAGGTGCCGCCAGATGTAGTAACCATGAACTCCAAGGTGCGGGTCGCAAATCCCACTACGGGTACCGACCGAGTCTATACCCTGGTATTTCCGCGGAACGCCGATTCAGCGCCCGAGAACATCTCCATCCTAAGCCCACTTGGAACCGCAGTTTTTGGCCGGCGATTGGGTGATGTCTTTACCGTGGACGCGGGGGAGGATGCCCAGATGTATGAGATTACCCAGATGCTTTATCAGCCGGAGGCATCCGGTGATTACCATCTGTAA
- a CDS encoding GreA/GreB family elongation factor, which yields MEKHIFITALDRHRIMDCLSVLSESPDKRDLAYIQYLEKEIKRAQVVLDPVEMPADVITMRSSAKLRDMTSGALLDCTLVYPSERDPEKGLISVLAPLGAAMIGYKAGDSFEVDLPKGRTQFLIEAITYQPESAGDQYV from the coding sequence ATGGAAAAGCACATCTTCATTACGGCACTGGACAGACACCGTATCATGGACTGTCTATCGGTTCTTTCGGAGTCTCCCGACAAGCGAGACCTGGCCTATATTCAATACCTTGAAAAAGAGATCAAGCGCGCCCAAGTCGTTCTTGACCCAGTTGAAATGCCCGCCGACGTTATCACGATGCGTTCCAGCGCCAAGCTGAGAGACATGACGAGCGGAGCGCTATTGGATTGCACCTTGGTGTACCCCTCGGAACGTGACCCGGAAAAAGGTCTCATTTCCGTACTCGCTCCCTTGGGCGCGGCGATGATCGGGTACAAAGCCGGGGATTCCTTCGAAGTGGATTTGCCCAAAGGGCGGACGCAATTTCTGATCGAGGCAATAACGTACCAGCCAGAATCGGCAGGCGATCAGTACGTCTAA
- a CDS encoding NTP transferase domain-containing protein produces the protein MTTIRNANMTRRQSWGIDAPSETASRWAIVLAGGNGSRMRPFIENWLGEPRPKQYCTFVGTRSMLKHTVDRAAELVPAEQIITIIGKGHRSFLETEFPPLPGKVIEQPKDCGTAVGIFVPLSYIMAEDPEAVVLVLPSDHYVFPEKAFLSHALGGYMLARAHEDRLILFGAPATRPETDYGWILPSSSKRTIVAGGALRTTRAVKHFHEKPGHDEATELLAMGCLWNTMIVAGTARAFWKLGWQLLPQMMERIHNLRLVLRGVRSGAGTSREEADALHDVFIGMRSYDFSRDLLQRATAWTKSVTMDGVEWCDWGRPERVAATLRQLQLRPAFPPQLANAVGRAREEFRIPP, from the coding sequence ATGACTACGATCCGAAATGCAAACATGACCCGCAGGCAATCCTGGGGAATCGACGCTCCCAGCGAAACAGCGTCCCGATGGGCGATCGTCTTGGCCGGGGGAAATGGGAGCCGGATGCGCCCGTTTATCGAAAATTGGCTTGGCGAACCTCGCCCAAAACAATACTGTACGTTCGTGGGGACCCGCTCGATGCTGAAACACACGGTGGACCGTGCGGCCGAACTCGTACCAGCTGAGCAAATCATCACGATCATAGGCAAAGGACACCGCTCCTTTCTCGAGACCGAGTTCCCCCCTCTGCCGGGGAAGGTCATTGAACAGCCCAAGGATTGCGGAACAGCGGTAGGGATCTTTGTCCCACTCAGTTACATCATGGCAGAAGACCCGGAAGCTGTCGTCTTAGTGCTACCCTCGGATCACTACGTCTTTCCGGAAAAAGCATTTCTCAGCCACGCCTTGGGCGGGTACATGCTGGCTCGGGCTCATGAGGATCGCCTAATTCTGTTCGGAGCACCTGCAACCCGGCCCGAGACAGATTACGGATGGATTCTACCTTCGAGTTCAAAGAGAACGATAGTCGCCGGCGGTGCACTGCGGACGACGCGCGCCGTTAAGCATTTCCACGAGAAACCCGGACATGACGAGGCTACGGAATTACTTGCCATGGGCTGTTTGTGGAACACCATGATTGTCGCCGGCACGGCGAGAGCATTCTGGAAGCTCGGCTGGCAACTGCTTCCCCAGATGATGGAGCGCATTCACAACCTGCGGCTGGTGCTTCGAGGCGTCCGCTCCGGGGCAGGGACTTCCCGGGAGGAAGCCGATGCGCTTCATGACGTGTTTATTGGAATGCGATCGTACGACTTTTCGCGAGACCTACTGCAGCGGGCGACCGCGTGGACCAAGTCCGTCACCATGGATGGAGTCGAGTGGTGCGACTGGGGCCGTCCGGAACGCGTTGCGGCCACATTGAGGCAGCTCCAATTACGTCCGGCATTCCCGCCTCAACTGGCGAACGCGGTCGGACGAGCCCGGGAAGAATTCAGGATTCCACCGTGA
- a CDS encoding GreA/GreB family elongation factor, whose translation MITMNSIARVRDLESQKEGVYNLVFPSDSKPMEGRVSVLSFLGIALFGSRIGDVVEWDTRKTRRSLEVVEIIYQPEAARHWTL comes from the coding sequence GTGATCACGATGAACTCGATCGCGCGCGTTCGCGACCTCGAATCGCAGAAAGAGGGGGTTTACAACCTTGTTTTTCCCTCGGATAGCAAGCCTATGGAGGGACGGGTGTCCGTGCTTTCCTTTCTTGGTATTGCGCTGTTCGGTTCCCGCATTGGCGACGTGGTCGAATGGGACACCCGGAAGACGCGCAGGTCGTTGGAAGTTGTGGAAATCATCTATCAGCCGGAAGCGGCAAGGCATTGGACTCTATGA
- a CDS encoding DUF2179 domain-containing protein, whose amino-acid sequence METSILLTGVLVFFARILDVAMGTLRTMMTVQGRTLIAFSLGFVEVIIWILVVSAVVSQIKESPALILFYAFGFASGNVVGILVEARLALGNVSLKVISRKEGNTLADKLRAAGQPVTVFAGMGMHGPVHQLFVVCRRRDVNHLLAVVKSVDANAFIITEMVKDVNKFLNPIRIPFDSLRSDSKTDSAATLATNRALPAGICGSEGDCADE is encoded by the coding sequence ATGGAAACCAGCATTTTGTTAACGGGCGTTTTAGTGTTCTTTGCGCGAATTCTCGACGTCGCCATGGGGACGCTTCGAACCATGATGACCGTTCAAGGCCGTACACTAATTGCCTTCTCTTTGGGATTCGTGGAGGTCATCATCTGGATTCTCGTGGTCAGTGCTGTCGTGAGTCAAATCAAAGAGTCACCGGCATTGATTCTGTTCTACGCGTTTGGCTTCGCCAGCGGGAATGTAGTCGGCATCCTGGTTGAGGCGAGGCTCGCACTCGGAAACGTCTCACTGAAAGTGATCTCCAGGAAGGAAGGAAACACCTTGGCCGACAAGCTTCGAGCGGCCGGTCAGCCGGTGACCGTCTTCGCGGGTATGGGAATGCATGGGCCCGTCCATCAGCTCTTTGTGGTCTGCCGGCGGCGGGACGTAAACCACCTACTTGCGGTCGTCAAGAGCGTCGATGCGAACGCTTTCATCATCACGGAAATGGTCAAGGACGTCAATAAGTTTCTGAACCCGATTCGTATTCCGTTCGATTCCCTGCGATCGGATTCGAAAACAGACAGCGCAGCCACGCTAGCGACCAATCGGGCCCTGCCCGCTGGAATCTGCGGGAGCGAGGGTGACTGCGCAGACGAGTGA
- a CDS encoding DUF488 domain-containing protein, whose translation MTALRIKRDPNSVGKIRQRGRPLLLVMTTGHSTLTIEEFIRLLEAHRATCVVDVRTVPRSRHNPQFNKDSLPGSLKKVGLGYVHMPGLGGLRYAKRDSINAGWRNASFRGYADYMQTPEFAQSLEELIQLAKKEQIVLMCAEAVPWRCHRSLIADALLVRGIRTEEITSVTRRQVHTLTPFAKVRGIAITYPTEALGNTEKKPPAERSRPKPKAKTTPGEG comes from the coding sequence ATGACCGCGCTGAGAATAAAGAGAGACCCTAATAGCGTCGGAAAAATCAGACAGAGGGGAAGACCTTTGCTGCTGGTAATGACGACTGGTCATTCCACGCTCACGATCGAGGAATTCATCCGTCTTCTTGAGGCACACAGGGCAACTTGCGTCGTGGATGTTCGCACGGTGCCGCGGTCCCGGCACAACCCGCAATTCAACAAGGATTCGCTACCAGGCTCGTTGAAGAAGGTCGGTTTGGGATACGTACACATGCCAGGGCTCGGCGGCCTACGTTATGCGAAGCGCGATTCGATCAACGCTGGCTGGCGCAATGCCTCCTTTCGCGGTTATGCCGATTACATGCAAACGCCAGAATTCGCCCAGAGCCTCGAAGAATTGATCCAGTTGGCGAAGAAGGAGCAAATCGTCCTGATGTGCGCTGAAGCGGTGCCGTGGCGCTGTCATCGCTCACTCATCGCAGACGCCTTGCTCGTTCGCGGGATTCGCACCGAGGAGATCACAAGTGTCACTCGCCGTCAGGTTCATACCCTCACGCCCTTCGCCAAAGTTCGTGGCATCGCGATTACATATCCGACTGAGGCGTTAGGGAACACGGAAAAGAAACCGCCTGCTGAACGCTCACGGCCAAAGCCCAAAGCGAAGACCACACCTGGAGAAGGTTAA
- the ptsP gene encoding phosphoenolpyruvate--protein phosphotransferase, with protein sequence MTKNSQIASMILGEVASSGVARGPALVCACAEHATGPRRVVSETEAQKEMEKLDAAISEVEMELLDLQKKVQQRVGKEEAAIFEAQILLLHDPSLREEISTRCLIGKINIETAVDEAIEKMASLFIQIEDRYFRERAADVRDVGKRLLDNLTKSQSPGIPTLSGGSVIVTSELLPSVTAQLDSQKIRGLVVEKGGQTAHATILARALGIPLLIHVSDATKLIRTGDRLIIDGLAGRVFINPTSAILREYDQLEADLQAHKTDLQGLIKLPTVTRDGVAIKLCANIGKSADAAAAATLNADGIGLYRTEFAFFVQDHLPSEEEQYEIYRSTADRLKPREVVIRVLDIGSDKLLQYFPLPLEANPSLGCRGIRLLLAYPEILRTQLRAIFRLSATHPVSILFPMVGGMEELLAVKAAIESVKASLAVEHQPFNPRVSIGAMIETPSAAILILRLAQEVDFLSIGTNDLVQYLLTADRTSSEVASYYEPLHPAVLQVLASLATAAKAKCKSISVCGEMAGNPAYTKLLLGLGFRSLSVSPSEILEIKNTIRSTHLQQAEDFVRRILQLDTIQEIKQYLRDEKDPMY encoded by the coding sequence ATGACCAAGAACAGCCAAATTGCATCGATGATATTGGGCGAAGTGGCATCTTCAGGCGTGGCTCGAGGGCCTGCGCTGGTGTGCGCCTGCGCAGAACACGCGACAGGTCCGCGACGAGTGGTAAGCGAGACCGAGGCTCAAAAGGAAATGGAGAAGCTCGATGCCGCAATTTCCGAGGTAGAGATGGAGTTGTTGGATTTGCAGAAAAAAGTCCAGCAAAGAGTTGGAAAGGAAGAGGCAGCGATTTTTGAGGCGCAAATTCTTCTTTTACACGACCCCTCACTCCGTGAGGAGATCAGTACCCGATGTCTGATTGGGAAGATTAATATTGAGACCGCCGTGGACGAGGCTATTGAAAAAATGGCCTCCTTATTTATTCAGATTGAAGATCGTTACTTCCGCGAACGGGCGGCAGACGTGCGAGATGTCGGAAAACGATTACTCGACAATCTGACTAAAAGCCAGTCGCCGGGAATTCCTACCCTTTCTGGCGGCAGTGTGATTGTCACCAGCGAGTTGTTACCTTCCGTTACGGCTCAGTTAGACAGTCAGAAGATTCGCGGATTGGTCGTGGAAAAGGGCGGACAAACCGCCCACGCCACCATTCTCGCACGTGCGTTAGGCATCCCGTTACTGATTCACGTTTCGGACGCCACCAAACTGATCCGCACAGGCGACCGACTTATCATAGATGGTTTGGCGGGACGCGTATTTATCAATCCGACTTCGGCAATTCTCCGCGAGTATGATCAGTTGGAAGCGGATCTTCAGGCCCATAAGACGGATTTGCAGGGCCTGATTAAATTACCCACGGTGACGCGGGACGGCGTGGCGATCAAGCTGTGTGCCAACATCGGCAAATCAGCCGATGCGGCGGCGGCTGCGACGTTGAATGCCGATGGTATTGGGCTTTATCGGACCGAATTCGCCTTTTTCGTACAGGATCATCTTCCGTCGGAGGAAGAGCAATACGAGATATACCGCAGCACTGCGGACCGATTGAAGCCGCGCGAAGTAGTTATTCGAGTATTGGATATTGGCAGCGACAAGCTGCTCCAATACTTTCCACTTCCACTCGAAGCCAATCCGTCGTTGGGGTGCCGGGGTATACGGCTGTTGCTGGCTTATCCTGAGATTTTGCGGACTCAATTGCGCGCCATTTTTCGCCTGAGCGCGACTCACCCCGTCTCCATCCTTTTTCCCATGGTAGGTGGCATGGAAGAACTGCTCGCGGTCAAAGCGGCCATCGAAAGCGTGAAGGCAAGTCTAGCAGTCGAACACCAGCCGTTTAATCCTCGCGTTTCGATCGGCGCGATGATCGAGACCCCGTCTGCCGCGATCTTAATCTTGCGATTGGCCCAGGAAGTTGACTTCCTCAGTATCGGCACTAACGATCTCGTTCAGTATCTCTTGACTGCTGACCGAACGAGCAGCGAGGTGGCGTCCTATTACGAGCCTCTACACCCGGCCGTGCTGCAAGTGCTAGCGTCATTGGCGACCGCGGCCAAAGCGAAGTGCAAGAGCATTTCCGTTTGCGGCGAGATGGCGGGTAACCCGGCCTACACAAAACTGTTGCTCGGGCTGGGATTTCGAAGTCTTAGTGTCAGTCCCAGTGAGATTCTCGAGATCAAGAACACGATTCGTTCAACCCACCTGCAACAGGCCGAGGACTTCGTCAGGCGAATTCTTCAGTTAGATACGATTCAGGAAATTAAGCAGTATCTCCGCGACGAGAAAGATCCGATGTATTGA
- a CDS encoding TolC family protein produces MLREYDKSDIRPLPVLLALVTLFTGCATPGQISTPSVDEYVPLAMGQHVRTSPASMDGTLDPDLAASSGGLSKDALSLSECLEIALNQNPAQFAARHGVTVATETVGIAKALYYPEVNFMSSWNRSLRSSTLPGGVTQLVTPDSNGPTNDWLAGFAARYTIADGGRRAAELRRALALNGATEGDVKRIRQDIVFEVQSSFYRPAAATQVHNVAEENLSRAKAHLDLVQRLYSANILVIHGHQMDVISLV; encoded by the coding sequence ATGCTTCGTGAATACGATAAATCCGACATCCGGCCGCTGCCGGTACTTCTCGCCCTGGTCACGCTCTTTACGGGGTGTGCGACACCGGGCCAAATCTCCACACCGAGCGTTGACGAGTACGTACCGCTGGCGATGGGCCAGCACGTCCGGACATCTCCGGCTTCCATGGATGGCACCCTTGACCCGGACTTAGCCGCTTCATCAGGGGGGTTGTCGAAAGATGCCCTGTCATTGTCTGAGTGCCTAGAAATCGCCTTGAACCAGAATCCGGCGCAGTTCGCAGCCCGACACGGCGTGACAGTCGCTACCGAAACGGTTGGCATCGCCAAAGCGCTTTATTATCCCGAGGTCAATTTCATGTCAAGCTGGAACCGGTCCCTGCGCAGTTCGACTCTACCCGGCGGCGTTACCCAACTAGTTACACCAGATTCAAATGGCCCTACTAACGATTGGCTTGCGGGGTTTGCCGCACGCTATACGATTGCGGATGGAGGCCGCAGGGCTGCCGAGCTCAGACGAGCGCTTGCCTTAAACGGGGCCACGGAAGGAGACGTCAAACGCATACGGCAAGATATTGTCTTCGAAGTCCAAAGCAGCTTCTACCGCCCGGCCGCAGCAACGCAGGTACACAACGTCGCAGAGGAGAACCTCTCAAGGGCAAAGGCCCATCTCGATCTTGTGCAACGTCTCTATTCTGCTAACATCCTTGTAATACATGGCCACCAAATGGATGTGATCAGCCTTGTTTAA
- a CDS encoding ABC transporter permease — MFERIKYMLMKEFIQIFRDPRMRAVIFVMPIVQVLVFGYAVTTDVKHVPIAVYDLDNSIASRELTAQFTETEYFDLARHISTDIEAQHLIDRGEVQAVLRFDHGFGADLRSGRSTPLQLLVDGTDSNTAGIVLDYAAKIVGRYSNDVLLTRLDRLGGGASGTEPLAVESRAWFNENLESRNFYVPGVIAILVMLITLMLTSMAVVREKEVGTMEQIMVTPITPGEFILGKTVPFALIGFADVLLITLVAVFWFQVPIRGNLLLLFVATGLYIMTTLGIGLLISTLSSTQQQAMMSTFFFYFPAVLLSGFMFPIANMPVIVQWMTYGNPLRYFLVIIRGIFLKGVGPSVLWPQMAVLLLMGVATLWFAMSRFKKTTA, encoded by the coding sequence ATGTTCGAGCGAATCAAATACATGCTCATGAAGGAGTTCATTCAGATCTTTCGAGATCCGCGGATGCGGGCCGTCATATTTGTGATGCCCATTGTCCAGGTGCTCGTGTTCGGGTATGCCGTCACCACGGACGTAAAGCACGTGCCGATCGCCGTTTACGACTTGGACAACAGCATCGCCAGCCGCGAATTGACCGCCCAATTTACCGAAACGGAGTATTTCGACCTTGCCCGCCACATATCGACCGATATCGAAGCGCAGCATCTCATCGATCGTGGGGAAGTGCAGGCCGTTCTCCGCTTCGATCACGGGTTTGGAGCCGATCTGCGCAGTGGGCGGTCAACCCCGCTTCAATTACTTGTCGACGGTACCGATTCAAACACCGCGGGGATTGTCCTCGATTATGCGGCAAAGATTGTCGGGCGCTACAGCAACGACGTGCTCTTGACCCGTCTCGATCGTTTGGGTGGCGGCGCGTCTGGAACGGAACCGCTCGCCGTCGAGTCCCGGGCCTGGTTCAACGAGAATCTCGAAAGCCGGAATTTCTATGTCCCCGGCGTCATCGCCATCCTGGTTATGCTCATTACCCTCATGCTGACTAGCATGGCCGTGGTCCGGGAAAAAGAAGTCGGCACCATGGAACAAATCATGGTAACGCCGATTACGCCCGGCGAGTTCATACTCGGCAAGACAGTCCCCTTCGCCCTCATTGGCTTCGCCGATGTATTGCTGATCACCCTCGTCGCCGTGTTCTGGTTTCAGGTCCCGATTCGAGGAAACCTCTTGCTGCTGTTCGTGGCGACAGGGCTTTATATCATGACCACATTGGGGATCGGATTGCTCATTTCGACTTTGAGCAGCACTCAGCAACAGGCCATGATGAGTACCTTCTTTTTCTACTTCCCCGCTGTCCTGTTGTCCGGTTTCATGTTTCCGATTGCCAATATGCCCGTCATCGTCCAGTGGATGACCTACGGCAACCCTCTCCGTTACTTCCTCGTCATCATCAGAGGAATCTTTCTGAAAGGCGTGGGGCCGTCGGTTCTCTGGCCGCAAATGGCTGTGCTGCTCTTGATGGGGGTAGCAACGCTTTGGTTCGCCATGAGTCGCTTCAAAAAGACTACCGCGTAG
- a CDS encoding ABC transporter permease, with translation MKPIRVWAIARKESIHIVRDPRSLGMAIAIPMLLLLLFGYALTLDVDNVPLIAWDQSGTPASREFLAYFTGSRYFEVRQFATDYREIEDAIDRGDALVGLVVPRDFAEGAKSLTPVRVQAIVDGSDSNTATIAMGYLDAISMAYSQDILIEQTRRVVGKAPGEPIDFRPRVWFNADLESKNYIIPGLIAVIMMVIAALLTSLTVSKEWEQGTMEQLISTPVTGPELITGKLLPYFAVGMLDVLLAVLMGEFLFDVPLRGNVLLLFGVSAAFLAGALALGMVISIVAKSQLLASQLAMILTFLPSFLLSGFMYAIGNMPPPVQVITYLIPARYFVALLKGIYLKGVDLEVLGVEAALLVAFAGAMVFLAISKFRKQLG, from the coding sequence ATGAAACCCATTCGTGTCTGGGCCATCGCTCGCAAAGAGTCCATCCATATCGTGCGCGATCCACGAAGTCTCGGCATGGCCATTGCCATACCAATGCTGCTCCTCCTTCTGTTCGGATACGCCCTCACGCTCGACGTGGACAACGTGCCGCTCATCGCCTGGGACCAGAGCGGCACACCCGCAAGCCGGGAGTTTCTAGCGTACTTCACCGGATCCCGGTATTTCGAAGTGCGCCAATTCGCTACCGATTATCGCGAGATCGAGGACGCTATCGATAGAGGCGATGCGCTCGTTGGTCTGGTCGTCCCGCGCGATTTTGCAGAAGGCGCGAAGTCTCTGACTCCGGTGCGGGTCCAGGCGATCGTGGATGGTAGCGACTCCAACACGGCCACGATCGCGATGGGGTATCTCGACGCGATTTCCATGGCGTACTCGCAAGACATCCTGATCGAACAGACCCGCCGCGTCGTGGGCAAGGCGCCCGGCGAGCCCATCGATTTCCGTCCGCGCGTCTGGTTCAACGCGGACCTAGAATCCAAGAATTACATCATCCCCGGCCTCATCGCAGTCATCATGATGGTCATCGCCGCTCTCTTGACTTCCCTGACGGTTTCGAAGGAATGGGAGCAAGGCACGATGGAGCAACTCATCTCGACACCGGTCACGGGGCCCGAACTTATTACCGGCAAGTTGTTGCCTTACTTTGCGGTCGGGATGCTGGACGTCCTTCTCGCCGTGCTCATGGGCGAGTTTCTTTTCGATGTGCCGCTGCGTGGCAACGTGCTCCTTCTGTTTGGCGTGTCGGCCGCGTTTCTGGCAGGAGCGCTGGCGCTTGGAATGGTGATCAGTATCGTAGCCAAGAGCCAACTGCTGGCCAGCCAACTCGCCATGATCCTGACATTCCTGCCGTCGTTTCTGCTGTCCGGGTTTATGTATGCCATCGGGAACATGCCGCCCCCTGTGCAGGTCATTACCTATCTCATCCCGGCGCGCTACTTTGTGGCGCTTCTGAAGGGGATATACCTCAAGGGTGTGGACCTGGAAGTTCTCGGTGTCGAGGCAGCGTTGCTCGTGGCTTTCGCGGGAGCCATGGTGTTCCTTGCCATCTCAAAGTTTCGAAAGCAGCTTGGGTAA
- a CDS encoding ABC transporter ATP-binding protein gives MSSSIEKAVVVRDLGRRFGEFRAVKDVSFEVAKGEIFGFLGPNGAGKSTTIRMLCGILAPTDGEGVVAGFDVRTQAEQIKAHIGYMSQKFSLYEDLTVEENIDFYSGIYRIPNEKKRERKEWALKMAGLGEHRHMRAGLLSGGWKQRLSLGCAILHEPPVIFLDEPTSGVDPISRRQFWDLIYELAGKGVTVFVTTHYMDEAEYCDRIALIYRGELIAMGTPELLKRETMQEDLLEVHCHRPSEAMELIEQLDSVNEAALFGKGLHVVVSDADDADRDIRGALNEAGFEITHIEKITPSMEDVFVSLIEARDKLEDTQKEVAA, from the coding sequence ATGTCCAGTTCAATTGAGAAAGCCGTCGTCGTACGGGACCTCGGGCGCAGATTCGGCGAGTTCCGCGCGGTCAAGGATGTGAGCTTTGAAGTGGCCAAGGGTGAGATCTTTGGTTTCTTGGGCCCCAACGGAGCCGGAAAGTCCACCACGATCCGCATGCTCTGCGGAATTCTGGCCCCAACCGATGGGGAAGGGGTTGTGGCGGGGTTCGATGTTCGGACCCAAGCCGAACAGATCAAGGCTCACATCGGATACATGAGCCAGAAGTTCTCTCTCTACGAGGATCTCACGGTTGAGGAGAACATCGATTTCTACAGCGGTATCTACCGGATACCCAATGAGAAAAAACGAGAACGGAAGGAATGGGCGCTCAAGATGGCCGGGTTGGGCGAGCACCGCCACATGCGAGCGGGCCTTCTGTCCGGTGGGTGGAAACAGCGCCTATCCCTGGGCTGCGCCATCCTGCACGAGCCTCCCGTGATCTTTCTCGATGAACCGACATCCGGGGTAGACCCCATCAGCCGGCGCCAGTTTTGGGACCTCATTTATGAACTCGCTGGCAAGGGGGTCACGGTCTTTGTAACCACCCACTATATGGATGAGGCCGAGTACTGCGACCGAATCGCGTTGATTTACCGAGGCGAACTGATCGCGATGGGTACCCCCGAATTGCTGAAGCGGGAAACAATGCAGGAAGACTTGCTCGAGGTTCATTGCCACCGCCCAAGTGAGGCCATGGAGTTGATAGAACAACTCGATAGTGTGAACGAGGCCGCGCTTTTTGGAAAGGGCCTCCATGTCGTCGTCTCGGACGCTGACGACGCCGATCGGGATATTCGCGGGGCGCTGAACGAGGCGGGGTTTGAGATCACGCACATTGAGAAAATCACGCCCTCGATGGAGGACGTGTTCGTGTCGCTCATCGAGGCCCGGGACAAACTTGAAGATACGCAGAAGGAAGTGGCGGCATGA